In Roseomonas fluvialis, one genomic interval encodes:
- a CDS encoding BMP family ABC transporter substrate-binding protein: MTTIRAVFFGRPGAGAFNAAGVAGLARAAARLGVAVETIWAPDPARRIDVLRDAAAGAALVIAHGGQGEAPVAAVAPEVPRTRFAVTQGRIAGPNIACFEVLQEHSAFLAGALAGWWAGGQPVAHLSGEPVPPGLRGRAAFAAGLRHAAPGTPLLTGFCGNQHDPALAEHWTEAQCGAGAVLQFAMLDGGRPGAMAALRRHGARAIGNVHDWTAEDPCFLASAIADNGWCIAAALAAHLRDDWRDARVGAEQPDAVRLALAPDVAPDLAARLAALAGELAAGHIDVPEHFSGPEFAPPVASA; the protein is encoded by the coding sequence CATCCGCGCCGTCTTCTTCGGGCGGCCGGGCGCGGGGGCCTTCAACGCGGCGGGGGTGGCGGGCCTGGCGCGCGCGGCGGCGCGCCTCGGCGTGGCGGTCGAGACGATCTGGGCGCCCGACCCCGCGCGGCGCATCGACGTGCTGCGCGACGCGGCGGCCGGCGCCGCGCTGGTCATCGCCCATGGCGGACAGGGCGAGGCACCCGTCGCCGCCGTGGCGCCGGAGGTCCCGCGCACGCGCTTCGCCGTCACGCAGGGGCGCATCGCGGGACCGAACATCGCCTGCTTCGAGGTGCTGCAGGAACACTCCGCCTTCCTCGCCGGTGCGCTGGCGGGGTGGTGGGCCGGGGGGCAGCCGGTTGCGCACCTCTCGGGCGAACCGGTGCCGCCCGGGTTGCGCGGGCGCGCTGCCTTCGCGGCGGGCCTGCGGCATGCGGCGCCCGGCACGCCGCTGCTAACCGGGTTCTGCGGCAACCAGCACGACCCCGCGCTGGCCGAGCACTGGACCGAGGCGCAATGCGGGGCGGGCGCGGTGCTGCAATTCGCCATGCTCGATGGCGGGCGCCCCGGTGCGATGGCGGCGCTGCGGCGCCACGGCGCGCGCGCCATCGGCAACGTGCACGACTGGACCGCCGAGGACCCCTGCTTCCTGGCCAGCGCCATCGCCGACAATGGCTGGTGCATCGCCGCGGCGCTGGCGGCGCATCTGCGCGACGACTGGCGCGACGCGCGGGTGGGCGCGGAACAGCCCGATGCGGTGCGGCTGGCGCTGGCACCCGACGTCGCGCCGGACCTGGCCGCGCGCCTCGCGGCTCTCGCGGGCGAACTGGCGGCCGGGCACATCGACGTGCCGGAGCATTTCAGCGGCCCGGAATTCGCGCCCCCCGTTGCGTCCGCGTGA
- a CDS encoding SMP-30/gluconolactonase/LRE family protein — MHVQRRALLGAAGSAVALAATPAFAQWQPSERYPDPAVQVLDPSFNRYRLVLAGVERLYNGARWSEGPVWMGDQRALIWSDIPNNRMLRWHETTGRTDVFRSPSNNSNGNTRDRQGRLITCEHLTRRVTRTEPDGSITVIAARFDNKPLNSPNDVVVKRDGSIWFTDPPFGILGFYEGETATPELPTNLYRVDGQTGAIQVMTGDVGRPNGLAFSPDERILYVVEAAATPRVIRAFDVSGEGAQTRLANNRIFFQCREGETPDGFRVDVDGNLWCGWGMGTAELDGVRIINAAGASIGHIRLPERCANLAFGGRHRNRLFMTASHALYSLYVNTQGVAGG; from the coding sequence ATGCACGTCCAACGCCGCGCCCTGCTGGGCGCCGCCGGCAGCGCCGTCGCGCTTGCCGCGACACCTGCCTTCGCCCAGTGGCAGCCGAGCGAACGCTACCCGGACCCCGCCGTCCAGGTGCTCGACCCGTCCTTCAACCGCTATCGCCTGGTCCTGGCCGGGGTCGAGCGCCTGTACAACGGCGCGCGGTGGTCCGAAGGCCCGGTCTGGATGGGCGACCAGCGCGCCCTGATCTGGTCCGACATCCCGAACAACCGGATGCTGCGCTGGCACGAGACCACCGGGCGCACCGACGTGTTTCGCAGCCCGTCCAACAATTCCAACGGCAATACGCGCGACCGCCAGGGGCGCCTGATCACCTGCGAGCACCTGACGCGGCGCGTCACGCGCACCGAACCCGACGGGTCCATCACCGTCATCGCAGCGCGCTTCGACAACAAGCCGCTGAACAGCCCGAACGACGTGGTGGTGAAGCGCGACGGGTCGATCTGGTTCACCGACCCGCCCTTCGGCATCCTCGGTTTCTACGAGGGCGAGACCGCGACACCCGAACTGCCCACCAACCTGTACCGCGTCGATGGCCAGACCGGCGCGATCCAGGTGATGACCGGCGACGTGGGCCGCCCGAATGGCCTGGCCTTCAGCCCGGACGAACGCATCCTGTACGTGGTGGAAGCCGCCGCCACGCCGCGCGTGATCCGCGCCTTCGACGTGAGCGGGGAGGGCGCGCAGACGCGGCTGGCGAACAACCGCATCTTCTTCCAGTGCCGCGAGGGCGAGACGCCGGACGGCTTCCGCGTGGACGTGGACGGCAACCTCTGGTGCGGCTGGGGCATGGGCACGGCGGAGCTCGACGGGGTGCGCATCATCAACGCCGCGGGGGCCAGCATCGGCCATATCCGGCTGCCGGAACGCTGCGCCAACCTCGCCTTCGGCGGGCGGCACCGCAACCGGCTGTTCATGACGGCGTCGCACGCTCTCTACAGCCTGTACGTCAACACGCAGGGCGTGGCGGGCGGTTGA
- a CDS encoding SMP-30/gluconolactonase/LRE family protein, which produces MTDDPRWQPSQRYPDPCIVALDPSFKRYHLALSAVERLHHGTRWGEGPVWLGDARCLLWSDIPNNRVLKWDEETGAVSAWRKPSNNANGHTRDRQGRIIACEHGGRRVVRFEYDGAITVLASHYQGKRLNSPNDVVVKSDGSVWFTDPPFGLAAFYEGEKQAAELPHTNVYRVDGATGEITLVADDVDHPNGLAFSPDESLLYVIESRSEPRNILAYDVDGARLRNRRVFVACQPGETPDGFRVDVDGNLWCGWGMTAEFDGVRVINAAGAPIGHIHLPERCANVAFGGRHRNRLFMAAAQSLYACYFNTQGVVGG; this is translated from the coding sequence ATGACCGACGACCCGCGCTGGCAGCCCAGCCAGCGCTACCCTGATCCGTGCATCGTGGCGCTCGACCCGTCCTTCAAGCGCTACCATTTGGCGCTCTCGGCGGTAGAGCGGCTGCATCACGGCACGCGCTGGGGCGAGGGACCGGTCTGGCTCGGCGATGCGCGCTGCCTGCTGTGGTCCGACATCCCGAACAACCGCGTGCTGAAGTGGGATGAGGAAACCGGCGCCGTCTCCGCCTGGCGCAAGCCGTCGAACAACGCCAACGGCCACACGCGCGACCGGCAAGGCCGCATCATCGCCTGCGAACATGGCGGGCGGCGCGTCGTGCGCTTCGAATACGACGGCGCCATCACCGTGCTGGCCAGCCACTACCAGGGCAAGCGGCTGAACAGCCCGAACGACGTGGTGGTGAAGTCGGATGGGTCGGTGTGGTTCACCGACCCGCCCTTCGGCCTCGCGGCCTTCTACGAGGGCGAGAAGCAGGCGGCGGAACTGCCGCACACCAACGTCTATCGCGTCGATGGCGCGACCGGCGAGATCACGCTGGTGGCCGACGACGTGGACCACCCGAACGGGCTGGCGTTCAGCCCGGATGAATCGCTGCTGTATGTCATCGAAAGCCGCAGCGAACCGCGCAACATCCTGGCCTACGACGTGGACGGCGCGCGGCTGCGCAACCGCCGTGTGTTCGTCGCCTGCCAGCCCGGCGAGACGCCGGACGGCTTCCGCGTGGACGTGGACGGCAACCTGTGGTGCGGCTGGGGCATGACGGCGGAATTCGACGGCGTGCGCGTGATCAACGCCGCCGGCGCGCCGATCGGGCATATCCACCTGCCGGAGCGCTGCGCGAACGTGGCGTTCGGCGGGCGCCACCGCAACCGGCTGTTCATGGCGGCGGCGCAGTCGCTGTATGCCTGCTACTTCAACACGCAGGGCGTGGTAGGGGGCTAG